A single region of the Devosia sp. FJ2-5-3 genome encodes:
- a CDS encoding TIR domain-containing protein produces the protein MMTVRRVFFSFHYQRDVKRIQQVRNSWVVREKGAAPPFYDAADFEEAKRRAGGIQAWIDDQITGCSVTAILYGYETYDREWVRYEIAQSVKRKMGIIAIDIHSIKDPVSGTDYQGRNPLEFFGLERTYPSMIGCVIAATTTSVRGSRTQHERPAADTGNR, from the coding sequence ATGATGACCGTCAGGCGAGTATTCTTCAGTTTCCACTATCAGCGCGACGTCAAGCGCATCCAGCAGGTTCGCAACTCATGGGTAGTCAGGGAAAAGGGAGCTGCCCCGCCATTCTACGATGCTGCCGATTTTGAGGAAGCCAAGCGTCGCGCAGGCGGCATCCAGGCCTGGATCGATGATCAGATCACCGGCTGTTCGGTCACCGCAATTCTCTATGGCTATGAGACGTACGATCGGGAATGGGTCAGGTACGAGATCGCGCAAAGCGTAAAACGAAAGATGGGGATCATCGCGATCGACATCCACAGCATCAAGGATCCTGTGAGCGGCACAGACTACCAAGGCCGCAATCCTCTGGAGTTCTTCGGTCTTGAGCGTACGTATCCGTCTATGATTGGGTGCGTGATAGCGGCTACTACAACATCAGTTCGTGGGTCGAGGACGCAGCACGAGCGGCCGGCGGCTGACACCGGCAACAGATAA
- a CDS encoding IS3 family transposase (programmed frameshift): MSKSPDEPFRRVEVITSVQRRRRWSVAEKVRLVEEAMQPGMSVSYVARRAGISPSQLFAWKRRMLEGGHAAVQADEDVVGASQVRELEKRVRDLERMLGKKTMEAEILREALDLARPKKTDLALAVVEQSRGRYPMSVIARTLGISRSNLIKRASKPSKPRGPYRKADDVALLAQLRTIIDQRPTYGYRRLAALLNRQRRKGGKPIVNTKRVLRVMQQNGLTLQKHTALRPTRTHDGVVVALRSNIRWCSDHLEIHARNGEVVRIVFVIDACDREIIAWSAVANAGISGEMVCDLMIAAVERRFRTLKVPHRLEWLSDNGSAYIARQTAQVAAALGIDLLFTPVRSPQSNGMSEAFVKTLKRDYASTVILPDAETILALLPEWIDDYCEVHPHSGLKFGSPREFLRLSA, translated from the exons ATGTCCAAGAGTCCCGATGAGCCGTTCCGACGGGTCGAAGTCATCACCTCCGTGCAGCGCCGCCGGCGCTGGTCAGTGGCCGAGAAGGTTCGGTTGGTGGAGGAAGCCATGCAGCCGGGCATGAGCGTTTCCTACGTGGCACGTCGCGCCGGCATTTCCCCCTCCCAGCTCTTTGCCTGGAAGCGCCGCATGCTCGAAGGCGGCCATGCTGCCGTCCAGGCGGACGAAGATGTTGTTGGCGCTTCCCAGGTACGCGAGCTGGAGAAGCGCGTGCGCGATCTCGAGCGCATGCTCGGCAAGAAGACCATGGAAGCCGAGATCCTCAGAGAAGCCCTGGATCTCGCGCGCC CCAAAAAAACGGACCTCGCCCTTGCTGTCGTGGAGCAATCCCGAGGACGATACCCAATGAGCGTTATTGCCCGCACACTTGGCATATCCAGGTCCAACCTGATCAAGCGCGCCAGCAAGCCATCCAAGCCGCGCGGACCTTATCGGAAGGCCGATGATGTGGCTCTCCTTGCCCAACTGCGCACGATCATCGACCAGCGACCCACCTATGGTTATCGCCGCTTGGCGGCTCTGCTCAACCGGCAGCGGCGCAAGGGGGGCAAGCCCATCGTCAACACCAAGCGGGTCCTCAGGGTCATGCAGCAGAACGGGCTCACCCTTCAAAAGCATACGGCTCTGCGGCCCACCCGCACCCACGACGGCGTCGTCGTTGCCCTGCGCTCCAACATCCGCTGGTGCTCCGATCATCTGGAGATCCATGCCCGCAATGGCGAGGTAGTGCGCATCGTCTTCGTCATCGACGCCTGTGACCGGGAGATCATCGCATGGTCGGCCGTAGCCAACGCTGGCATCTCCGGCGAGATGGTCTGTGATCTGATGATCGCGGCTGTCGAACGCCGCTTCCGGACCCTCAAGGTCCCGCATCGACTGGAGTGGCTCTCGGACAATGGCAGCGCCTATATCGCCAGGCAAACTGCGCAAGTGGCCGCCGCACTGGGCATCGACCTGCTCTTTACCCCGGTCAGAAGCCCACAGAGCAACGGCATGTCCGAGGCCTTCGTCAAAACCCTGAAAAGGGACTACGCCTCAACCGTTATCCTCCCAGACGCCGAAACCATCCTGGCCTTGCTGCCAGAATGGATCGACGATTACTGTGAGGTCCACCCGCACTCCGGGCTCAAGTTCGGCTCACCACGCGAGTTCCTGCGCCTCAGTGCCTAA
- a CDS encoding ABC transporter ATP-binding protein, whose amino-acid sequence MDNIERSGILLAGISHAYSGRKALDNVSLALPLGQSMALLGPNGAGKSTLLNILCGLVKPDKGNAYLAGVDISRHSDIARRQMGVVFQDDSLDDRLSAWENLEFHGLVYGMDRKSRARRIDEVLELVELTEWAENPVRSFSGGMKRRLEIARALMHEPKILILDEPTVGLDAQTRAKIWSYLNQQRRDHALTVFVTTHYIEEAESCDLICVIDKGIIQATDSPSALKSRFGKGIVRCLPRDSETRRRLLAKWPAAQQLADDRLGITIESKAMLDDLLIEFGAALKEIQIDEPSLETVFLAITGKEMREREEINPKGRAKRNKRI is encoded by the coding sequence ATGGACAATATTGAGCGATCCGGGATCCTGCTCGCCGGCATCAGCCATGCTTATTCCGGCCGCAAGGCGCTCGACAACGTCAGTCTGGCGCTCCCCTTGGGCCAAAGCATGGCTCTGCTCGGGCCGAATGGTGCGGGAAAATCCACACTTTTGAATATCCTCTGCGGTCTGGTCAAACCGGACAAGGGAAATGCCTACCTCGCAGGCGTCGACATCAGCAGGCATTCCGACATTGCCCGACGCCAAATGGGCGTCGTATTCCAGGACGACAGCCTTGATGATCGCTTGAGCGCTTGGGAAAACCTCGAGTTCCACGGCCTGGTCTATGGGATGGACAGGAAAAGCCGTGCGCGGCGGATAGATGAGGTCCTCGAACTCGTCGAGTTGACCGAATGGGCGGAAAATCCGGTGCGCAGCTTTTCGGGTGGAATGAAGCGGCGGCTTGAGATTGCCCGCGCGCTCATGCACGAACCGAAAATTCTCATCCTGGACGAGCCCACTGTCGGACTTGATGCGCAGACCAGGGCCAAAATCTGGTCCTATCTCAACCAGCAGAGGCGCGACCATGCGCTGACTGTGTTCGTCACTACGCACTATATCGAAGAGGCCGAAAGCTGCGACCTGATCTGCGTCATAGACAAGGGCATCATTCAGGCCACCGACTCGCCTTCTGCCCTGAAGAGCCGGTTCGGCAAGGGTATTGTTCGCTGCCTGCCCCGTGATTCAGAGACGCGGCGTCGCCTGCTGGCGAAATGGCCGGCCGCGCAACAGCTGGCCGACGATCGCTTGGGAATTACCATCGAGAGCAAGGCAATGCTCGACGATCTTCTCATCGAATTTGGTGCGGCTCTCAAGGAAATACAGATCGACGAGCCGAGCCTTGAGACTGTTTTCCTGGCCATCACCGGCAAGGAGATGCGTGAACGCGAAGAAATAAACCCCAAGGGTCGGGCAAAACGGAACAAGCGGATATGA
- a CDS encoding ABC transporter permease: MTKLSILRRGIYAIWLREIMRSFRDRGQLIGGVSRPIIWLLILGIGLNPYFRGEAYGEVRFVIPFTYLQFLFPAVIVLNIMYTSILFAVSMIWDREFGFLREVLVSPLPRWAVLFGKILGGSSVATMHGFLVLILARFADVTLSWNQVGVALCLMFLLAFGLTSFGVILAARVRSFEGFGVFSNTIILPLYFCSSSVFPLDPSLTRTQMAATYPEWLVVLVQINPITYAVDALRGALIGYNQFDPWLGPGIIACGAVLFFTIALVDFKRQ; the protein is encoded by the coding sequence ATGACCAAGCTCTCCATTTTGCGCCGGGGTATCTACGCCATCTGGCTGCGCGAGATCATGCGATCATTTCGCGACCGTGGGCAGCTCATCGGCGGGGTGTCGCGCCCCATCATTTGGCTGCTCATCCTCGGCATCGGACTGAACCCCTATTTTCGCGGCGAGGCCTATGGCGAAGTGCGGTTCGTCATTCCCTTCACCTATCTGCAGTTCCTGTTCCCGGCCGTGATCGTCCTGAACATCATGTACACCTCGATCCTTTTCGCTGTGTCGATGATCTGGGATCGAGAATTCGGCTTCTTGCGGGAAGTGCTGGTGTCCCCCCTACCCCGCTGGGCAGTCCTGTTCGGCAAGATTTTGGGGGGCAGCAGCGTTGCGACCATGCACGGGTTCCTGGTGCTGATCCTGGCGCGGTTTGCAGATGTCACGCTGAGCTGGAACCAGGTTGGCGTTGCGCTCTGCCTGATGTTCCTCCTTGCCTTCGGACTGACGTCCTTCGGCGTCATTCTCGCTGCGCGTGTCCGCAGCTTTGAAGGATTTGGAGTATTTTCCAACACCATCATCCTGCCGCTCTATTTCTGTTCGTCCTCGGTCTTCCCTCTTGATCCTTCGTTGACGCGAACACAGATGGCGGCGACCTATCCCGAATGGCTTGTCGTCCTCGTCCAGATCAACCCGATTACCTACGCGGTTGATGCGCTCCGGGGCGCCCTGATCGGCTATAATCAGTTCGATCCATGGCTGGGCCCGGGCATCATCGCCTGCGGCGCGGTGCTGTTCTTCACCATCGCCCTGGTGGATTTCAAGCGTCAATGA
- a CDS encoding cytochrome c, producing the protein MRYQSPRFVLGMAVAVTGLLMQVLPGQAQVFTQAQAEAGQKDYDGQCAMCHGAELLGPNAPALVGKEVMHNFSTAAGLFDYFSVAMPPQAPGLLDEEVYVNILAYILEANGAQPGDTPLDADPVKLAAIDLGAITSAAAPATDAPAEQAEVPASSVPQAYTWGKTLPSIK; encoded by the coding sequence GTGAGATACCAATCTCCACGCTTCGTACTCGGGATGGCAGTGGCCGTCACCGGCCTGCTGATGCAGGTTTTGCCGGGCCAGGCACAGGTCTTCACCCAGGCTCAGGCCGAAGCTGGCCAGAAGGATTATGACGGGCAGTGCGCCATGTGCCACGGTGCCGAACTGCTCGGCCCCAATGCACCAGCGCTCGTCGGCAAGGAAGTTATGCATAACTTCAGCACCGCCGCCGGCCTGTTCGACTACTTCTCCGTGGCCATGCCGCCCCAGGCACCCGGCCTGCTCGACGAAGAGGTCTATGTGAACATCCTGGCCTATATTCTCGAGGCCAATGGTGCGCAGCCAGGCGACACGCCGCTCGACGCTGACCCTGTGAAGCTCGCCGCGATTGACCTGGGGGCCATCACGTCGGCCGCCGCGCCCGCGACGGATGCCCCCGCAGAGCAGGCAGAAGTGCCAGCGTCCAGTGTTCCTCAGGCTTACACCTGGGGCAAGACACTGCCGTCGATCAAATAA
- a CDS encoding PQQ-binding-like beta-propeller repeat protein, with the protein MKKTYLKAALALAVSVTTLVSVAQAQGVRENYAPVTNDMVLNPPAEEWLSWRRTIDNQAFSPLDQINSDTIGDLELAWAWPMADVGIQETAPLMHDGVLFLQTNNNIVQAMDAKTGDLIWEYRPALAKVPAEWGYQLYQSRRQKNSIALYEDTVVLTTVDARIIVLSAKDGKVLREVQPFDVNKGYSYTVGPIVVNDTIISAISGCSIAGTAGGCYIVAHDFNTLEEKWRFNTIDDPNNPEQQASWGDVPPENRWGGTPWATGSYDPETNTTFWGVGMPAPYAELIRGSEDGNVLYTNSTLALDADTGELKWYYQHLPRDNWDLDSPFERVLVDVEEGGETKNLIVSVPGKNGIFFALDRNTGEYLWSQETVVQNVVTNIDEDGTVHLNEELIMTALGEAPMVCTSVSGGKLWQAGAYSPKTQQFYVPLTEACNTVEATQSEFTAGNATGAVKFGPRVLPEGITEAGLVDAIKVGATKSEGEGWKARSRASMTSSLLATAGGLVIGGDAGRYVKAWDDTTGEVVWQQRLNAPIGGSPMTYELDGEQYLVVPTGFSAAAGSIASAFPEIPIPSGTGNSIFVYKLPKQ; encoded by the coding sequence ATGAAAAAGACCTATCTGAAAGCCGCGTTGGCGCTGGCCGTCAGTGTTACTACCCTGGTGAGCGTTGCTCAGGCACAGGGCGTGCGCGAGAACTATGCACCGGTCACCAATGACATGGTGCTAAACCCGCCCGCCGAAGAATGGCTGAGCTGGCGCCGTACCATCGACAATCAGGCATTCAGCCCGCTCGATCAGATCAACAGTGACACGATCGGCGATCTCGAGCTCGCCTGGGCATGGCCAATGGCCGATGTCGGCATTCAGGAAACAGCCCCGCTCATGCATGACGGCGTGCTGTTCCTGCAGACCAACAACAACATCGTCCAGGCGATGGATGCCAAGACCGGCGACCTGATCTGGGAATATCGCCCGGCCCTCGCAAAGGTGCCCGCCGAGTGGGGCTACCAGCTCTACCAGTCCCGCCGCCAGAAGAACTCGATCGCGCTCTATGAAGACACCGTGGTTCTGACCACTGTGGACGCACGGATCATCGTGCTCAGCGCCAAGGACGGCAAGGTTCTGCGTGAAGTGCAGCCTTTTGACGTCAATAAGGGCTACAGCTACACGGTCGGCCCGATCGTCGTGAACGACACGATTATCTCGGCCATCTCCGGTTGCTCGATCGCCGGCACCGCCGGTGGCTGCTACATCGTCGCTCACGACTTCAATACGCTCGAAGAAAAGTGGCGCTTCAACACCATCGACGATCCCAACAACCCGGAACAGCAGGCCAGCTGGGGCGACGTCCCGCCGGAAAACCGCTGGGGCGGCACGCCGTGGGCAACCGGTTCCTATGATCCGGAAACCAACACCACCTTCTGGGGTGTCGGTATGCCTGCGCCTTACGCCGAACTCATCCGTGGTTCGGAAGACGGCAACGTGCTCTACACCAACTCGACTCTGGCACTCGATGCCGACACGGGTGAGCTGAAGTGGTACTACCAGCACCTGCCGCGCGATAACTGGGACCTTGATAGCCCGTTCGAACGCGTCCTCGTTGACGTGGAAGAAGGCGGCGAAACCAAGAACCTGATCGTCTCGGTTCCGGGCAAGAATGGCATCTTCTTCGCTCTCGACCGTAACACCGGTGAATATCTCTGGTCGCAGGAAACCGTTGTCCAGAACGTCGTCACCAATATTGACGAAGACGGCACGGTTCACCTCAACGAAGAGCTGATCATGACCGCCCTCGGCGAAGCGCCGATGGTCTGCACGTCGGTTTCGGGTGGCAAGCTCTGGCAGGCGGGCGCTTACAGCCCGAAGACCCAGCAGTTCTACGTGCCGCTGACCGAAGCCTGCAACACGGTGGAAGCAACGCAGTCCGAATTTACCGCCGGTAACGCCACCGGTGCCGTCAAGTTCGGCCCGCGCGTCCTGCCCGAAGGCATCACCGAGGCTGGCCTCGTTGACGCCATCAAGGTTGGCGCCACCAAGTCGGAAGGCGAAGGCTGGAAGGCCCGTTCTCGCGCATCGATGACCTCCTCGCTGTTAGCAACCGCCGGTGGTCTGGTCATCGGCGGTGACGCAGGTCGCTACGTCAAGGCCTGGGACGACACCACTGGTGAAGTCGTCTGGCAGCAGCGCCTGAACGCCCCCATCGGCGGTTCGCCGATGACCTACGAACTCGATGGCGAACAGTACCTGGTCGTTCCGACCGGCTTCTCGGCTGCCGCAGGTTCGATCGCTTCGGCCTTCCCGGAAATCCCGATCCCGTCGGGTACCGGCAACTCGATCTTCGTTTACAAGCTGCCCAAGCAGTAA
- a CDS encoding transporter substrate-binding domain-containing protein: MNKLGALAIVAVLTSTAQAQLLPQQLLSPERPLQGNTIRACVDDYSAGGKLDRAIIQAIADALFLDVEYVEALRGFPLDGDGYLAELQIQLNNDCDVFMGLVVQPNIPFPDWGSMTRPYAAVPFVLVTDKPEYDALADIPYGSTIGTALGSLGDRVFATTVMQRPQDQRWKRLPYADFALMTKRMLEGKLAAMLLWQPSLLELAESDPSVADLRIISLDPVQTPSVPVGALVATRNTFLRTQLDQAISELSADGTIDAIMSDLGVLGESVP; encoded by the coding sequence ATGAACAAGCTCGGTGCCCTGGCGATTGTCGCGGTCCTTACGAGCACAGCTCAGGCGCAGCTTCTGCCGCAGCAATTATTGAGCCCCGAACGCCCACTGCAGGGCAATACGATACGGGCCTGTGTCGATGATTATAGCGCCGGGGGGAAGCTGGACCGTGCGATAATCCAGGCGATCGCGGATGCCCTGTTTCTCGATGTGGAGTACGTGGAAGCGCTTCGCGGGTTTCCCCTGGATGGCGACGGGTATCTTGCAGAACTGCAGATCCAGCTCAACAATGACTGCGATGTCTTCATGGGTCTCGTCGTGCAGCCCAACATCCCCTTCCCTGACTGGGGAAGTATGACGCGCCCATACGCCGCCGTTCCATTTGTACTGGTCACGGACAAGCCTGAATATGATGCGCTTGCCGACATCCCTTATGGCAGCACCATCGGTACGGCTCTGGGGAGCCTGGGCGATCGCGTGTTCGCCACGACGGTCATGCAACGGCCTCAGGACCAGCGCTGGAAGCGGCTGCCCTATGCTGACTTCGCGTTGATGACCAAGCGCATGCTCGAGGGTAAGCTGGCGGCAATGCTGCTTTGGCAGCCGTCGTTGCTGGAATTGGCGGAGAGCGATCCCAGCGTAGCCGACCTTCGGATAATTTCGCTGGATCCCGTCCAAACGCCCAGTGTGCCCGTCGGTGCACTCGTAGCGACCCGCAACACATTCCTGCGCACACAGCTGGACCAGGCGATCTCGGAATTGTCTGCCGACGGTACGATCGATGCGATCATGTCGGATCTCGGCGTTCTGGGCGAGAGCGTGCCCTGA
- the cfa gene encoding cyclopropane fatty acyl phospholipid synthase, whose product MGSLQRSYISRLLEACDIRLDGTRPFDITIHNEKVFDRVLTAGTLGLGETYMDGFWDASALDQTIYKLLVNDIKSRMPVDLALAWSALRGKLLNLQRLRAFEVGLKHYDIGNDIYEAMLDSRLVYSCGYWRSATSLEAAQEAKLDLICRKIGLEPGMRVLDIGSGWGGLLKFAAERYGVTGLGITVSQEQAAYANAHRDGLPIETRLQDYMSLDGKFDRIVSVGMFEHVGAKNYSAYMRKVSSLLCEDGIFLLHTIGGNITQSNGDPWSEKYIFPNGMLPSQRQVATASEGIFVMEDWHNFGADYDTTLMAWCANFDAAWPELSKSYDERFRRMWRYYLLSFAATFRARYAQLWQIVYTKSGLNGGYASLR is encoded by the coding sequence ATGGGTTCTCTTCAGCGGTCTTATATTTCACGGCTCCTCGAAGCCTGCGACATAAGATTGGACGGCACACGCCCTTTCGATATCACGATCCACAATGAGAAAGTATTCGACAGGGTCCTGACCGCGGGCACGCTGGGCCTTGGCGAAACCTACATGGATGGCTTCTGGGATGCGTCTGCACTCGACCAGACCATCTACAAACTTCTGGTAAACGACATCAAGTCGCGGATGCCGGTAGATCTGGCTTTGGCCTGGTCCGCCCTGCGGGGCAAATTACTGAATCTGCAGAGGCTGCGGGCTTTCGAAGTGGGGCTCAAGCACTACGATATTGGCAACGATATTTACGAGGCAATGCTGGATAGCCGGCTGGTCTATTCCTGCGGCTATTGGCGAAGTGCCACTTCCCTCGAGGCCGCACAGGAAGCAAAACTCGATCTCATCTGCCGCAAGATCGGTCTCGAGCCGGGGATGCGTGTCCTCGATATCGGCTCGGGCTGGGGTGGTCTGCTGAAATTTGCCGCCGAGCGCTACGGCGTGACCGGTCTTGGCATAACCGTTTCGCAAGAGCAGGCAGCCTATGCGAACGCCCATCGTGATGGTCTGCCGATCGAGACCCGCCTCCAGGACTATATGAGCCTTGACGGCAAATTCGATCGCATCGTCTCGGTGGGGATGTTCGAGCATGTGGGTGCCAAGAACTATTCTGCCTACATGCGCAAAGTCAGCTCGCTCCTTTGCGAAGACGGGATCTTTCTCCTGCATACGATCGGCGGCAACATCACGCAGTCCAATGGCGATCCCTGGAGCGAGAAATATATCTTTCCCAATGGCATGCTGCCCAGCCAACGCCAGGTTGCGACGGCAAGCGAGGGCATTTTCGTCATGGAGGACTGGCACAATTTCGGGGCCGATTATGACACGACGCTGATGGCCTGGTGCGCAAATTTCGATGCTGCGTGGCCGGAATTATCCAAGTCATACGACGAACGCTTCAGGCGAATGTGGCGCTACTATCTGCTAAGTTTTGCGGCCACCTTCCGGGCGCGATACGCGCAGCTCTGGCAGATTGTCTACACCAAATCGGGGCTCAACGGGGGATATGCCTCGCTTCGATAG
- a CDS encoding Ku protein produces the protein MASRAYWKGYLKLLLVTCAVTLTPATTEGDKVRFHTINRKSGERIRTRYADSVSGKLVDDDDVAKGYAKGEDDYLILEDEDLDAVQLESTRTIDIAEFVPEDTIEWVYYDSPYFVVPDDEVGEEAFVVIREAMAASGVVGIARLVLGNRERAVMLQPWDRGIILWTLRFGDEVRDEDEYFDPIDDHKPDAKMLGMVEKIISGRTTTWSDDLMRDPVQDRLLEIIKSKQKPKRASKAKAPVEADDEGDAPNNVIDLMSALKKSLEAKPAAKKTKGR, from the coding sequence ATGGCTAGTCGGGCTTACTGGAAGGGATATCTCAAGCTCCTGCTCGTGACCTGCGCCGTGACGCTCACGCCGGCCACCACCGAAGGCGACAAGGTCCGCTTCCACACCATCAACCGAAAATCCGGCGAACGCATCCGCACGCGCTATGCCGACTCCGTCTCGGGCAAACTCGTCGACGATGATGACGTGGCAAAAGGTTACGCGAAGGGGGAAGACGACTACCTGATCCTCGAGGACGAGGATCTCGATGCCGTTCAGCTCGAAAGCACACGCACGATCGACATCGCCGAATTCGTTCCCGAGGACACCATCGAGTGGGTCTATTACGACAGCCCCTATTTCGTCGTCCCTGACGACGAGGTCGGTGAGGAAGCCTTTGTCGTCATCCGCGAGGCAATGGCAGCCAGCGGCGTGGTTGGTATCGCCAGGCTTGTCCTCGGCAACAGGGAGCGTGCCGTCATGCTCCAGCCGTGGGATCGCGGGATCATTCTATGGACTCTCCGCTTTGGCGATGAAGTTCGTGACGAGGACGAATATTTCGACCCCATCGACGACCACAAGCCCGATGCGAAGATGTTGGGAATGGTCGAAAAGATCATATCGGGGCGCACCACGACCTGGTCTGATGATCTGATGCGGGACCCCGTTCAGGACCGGCTTCTCGAAATCATCAAGTCCAAGCAGAAGCCCAAACGGGCGAGCAAAGCCAAGGCCCCGGTAGAGGCAGATGATGAAGGCGACGCCCCCAACAATGTCATCGATCTGATGTCTGCGTTGAAAAAGAGCCTCGAGGCAAAGCCGGCTGCCAAGAAAACAAAAGGTCGCTGA
- a CDS encoding Ku protein, giving the protein MAARAVWSGVIKIAELVCPVKMYTAATTAERIALNMVNRETGNRLRRVYVDEKTGKPVESEDQVKGYETNDGSYIILEPEEIAEAIPNSDKSLTVQAFIACNRIEPTYFDRPYYLLPASDATEESFVLVREAMRRQKVAAIAHAVLFRRLRPVLIRAHRKGLIATTLNFDYEVRSSKQIFKSIGEHKIEPEMLELAQHIIKSKSGAFEPDKFDDRYETAMAEMVRAKIEGRKIIPLRRPEPTKSNDLLEALRMSAGGGDQPSAKKKTSKRAATRDVGARKTERRRAS; this is encoded by the coding sequence ATGGCAGCACGAGCCGTTTGGTCAGGTGTAATCAAGATCGCTGAACTTGTGTGTCCGGTGAAAATGTACACGGCGGCCACAACGGCCGAACGTATCGCGCTGAATATGGTCAATCGCGAGACTGGAAATCGGCTCAGGCGGGTCTATGTCGACGAGAAGACAGGAAAGCCAGTTGAGAGTGAAGACCAGGTCAAGGGCTATGAGACGAATGACGGCTCCTACATCATATTGGAGCCCGAAGAGATCGCGGAAGCCATACCGAACAGCGACAAAAGCCTGACGGTCCAGGCCTTCATTGCCTGCAACCGCATAGAGCCTACCTATTTTGACCGGCCCTACTATCTGCTTCCTGCCTCAGACGCGACCGAGGAAAGCTTCGTTCTCGTCCGGGAAGCAATGCGCCGACAAAAAGTGGCTGCGATCGCCCATGCGGTCCTTTTTCGTCGGTTGAGGCCTGTCCTTATCCGTGCACACCGGAAGGGCCTGATCGCAACGACACTCAACTTCGACTATGAAGTTCGCTCGTCAAAGCAGATATTCAAGTCGATTGGCGAGCATAAAATCGAGCCTGAGATGCTCGAGCTTGCACAGCACATCATCAAGTCCAAGTCTGGCGCGTTCGAACCGGACAAGTTCGATGACCGATACGAAACGGCCATGGCCGAAATGGTGCGGGCCAAGATAGAAGGCCGCAAGATAATTCCGTTGCGGCGCCCCGAGCCCACAAAATCGAATGATCTGCTCGAAGCCCTGCGCATGAGCGCGGGCGGGGGCGACCAGCCTTCTGCAAAGAAGAAGACTTCCAAGCGAGCAGCAACCAGGGATGTGGGGGCGCGCAAAACCGAACGGCGACGCGCCAGCTGA